From Hypanus sabinus isolate sHypSab1 chromosome 21, sHypSab1.hap1, whole genome shotgun sequence:
TCTGAGAGAGCCGTAGCTTCCTTTCTTCCGGATTTAGaactcttgctagacattgtaagttagaTGTGTTCACATGCAAGTAAGAGATACTGAAAAAGTTCccaactaaggtttaaaaaatggagacatttagtgcaaagatagcgacagtaacggaacaaaagtttggagcagctaagcaatcgccatcttaccggaagtccagacttcttcaaggtaagggcacccttttcatctaggactgccctcatttcattatcaggaacacctttagaattttcaacttcttcaaacagttctgccaaaccagacagatcatccatgtccaactctggaccttttaacagctctgtctgtttctcatctttatctcctgcctctagaacttttctcctcgctaagggcagggctacctcctctcccttactctctttcactttactactcttcgttttaccaccctctaaaccctcgtggtacagggttggtaagaatgtctcagccaaatcgatactggcctgatttaaactgctctctgtctcagctgcctttttcgacatgctgcgagtgatcgcacaTGCAGGATAGATCTGGGAATCTAGGGGCAGAGcctcaacactcacaggctgttttgtcagcgtcattgctgcccaaaccttaccaccggctaaatcattacccagaaggtcGTCCgcatcagttctcgggaattctgatcgcacccccatttcaactggcCCAGAGACtggctcacaattcataatgaccctatgcaagggcaccatttccgtccctttgtctattcctttcacagctaccattcccgtcttgcgaccaaaatctagtacttTACTGCTGATCAATGGTAGTTCAGCCCCCGTgcctctccagatccgtactggaactggggtgtctccctccctcacagacacggttccgtttgacatacaagtctcagacccttctcgtactctgtctacccggggctctcttgtcgatttgctgattaccacggcacatccaatagggactgctgctttcccttttcctgtctctttcctcggaacaaagcacctagatgcaatatgccccccctttccacaattaaaacaggtcaagcctggaaatctctggccatcttgcctttctccctcaatcttaccactagctcccggcgggacctctgcctcagccggcgggctttctcgatcgttcccacggtctctctgggaacttttattcgaggaaaactttgtcttgtgggttagggcacaTTCATCTGTGAACcgagcaaattctgagatggacttattcggcttctcattcaaatacatccggatatcctccgaaacacaacctttaaattcctcaatcagaattaactccctgagacgccaataatcctcttccactatctctgctgtgcaccaacggtccaagagcacacccttctcataggcaaactcggtatacgtctgattccaccctttctttaaatttctgaacttttgtctatacgcttcaggtactagttcataactccggagaatggccatctttactttgtcataactctcctcctcttccttctccatggacaacgccataGATGCccactgtgccttcccttttaacacactttgtaacaacgccacccactgatctctgggccacttctgattcactgccaccttttcaaaaagcaagaaataaatatcaacatacgtctcctcgaacggaggtactaacctcaactcccgactaacattaaaccgctgctctcggtctgacccttgatctcttcgtccttgccttaacttctccatctccaagtcatgtttcctttgtttctctgcctcctcatactctctctccttctcggctttctccttctctttctcagctgcttccggctgttttaactgaatttcatgctctctttgtttctcagctctttcctgctcccatttcacctctaactcctttagctggagcgcaaccttaatttctccaactctaactgagccgtcccactagctggtaccttttcagggatattttcccatacctcagctgcaaacacattcttctcaatataatactgagttattgc
This genomic window contains:
- the LOC132378941 gene encoding uncharacterized protein LOC132378941, which encodes MDVGEFIENLTLEELEVKWEQERAEKQREHEIQLKQPEAAEKEKEKAEKEREYEEAEKQRKHDLEMEKLRQGRRDQGSDREQRFNVSRELRLVPPFEETYVDIYFLLFEKVAVNQKWPRDQWVALLQSVLKGKAQWASMALSMEKEEEESYDKVKMAILRSYELVPEAYRQKFRNLKKGWNQTYTEFAYEKGVLLDRWCTAEIVEEDYWRLRELILIEEFKGCVSEDIRMYLNEKPNKSISEFARFTDECALTHKTKFSSNKSSQRDRGNDRESPPAEAEVPPGASGKIEGERQDGQRFPGLTCFNCGKGGHIASRCFVPRKETGKGKAAVPIGCAVVISKSTREPRVDRVREGSETCMSNGTVSVREGDTPVPVRIWRGTGAELPLISSKVLDFGRKTGMVAVKGIDKGTEMVPLHRVIMNCEPVSGPVEMGVRSEFPRTDADDLLGNDLAGGKVWAAMTLTKQPVSVEALPLDSQIYPACAITRSMSKKAAETESSLNQASIDLAETFLPTLYHEGLEGGKTKSSKVKESKGEEVALPLARRKVLEAGDKDEKQTELLKGPELDMDDLSGLAELFEEVENSKGVPDNEMRAVLDEKGALTLKKSGLPVRWRLLSCSKLLFRYCRYLCTKCLHFLNLSWELFQYLLLACEHI